TTCAGAGAAGATGATAAAAAAATTGAGGTAATCAGCTTATATTATAATGCTTCAAGTCCTTTAAGTTCCTTAATTGTGTTGCCTAATTATGAATATTATTCTCCGGATAAAACTGTTCAGGTCGCAGAGCTCCATTTGAAAGAACATTCATTTCAGGACTACTCTCCTATTGATGTTCAGGAATTATGTAAAAAGGTGCTGAATGAAAATAATATTGATTATTCTGCTTATCTTGATCAAAATAATCATCTGGATTATGCTCATTACTGGGAAAACCAGTTCGGTCTGGAAACTGATTTCTTAATGAACTGCTGGAGAAATGCCAAAGAACAAACACAGTCTAAGATGCTGGGATTTTTAGAATCTTCAGACGGCGAAAGTGGCATGTTTGATCTGGATAATAATTTTGTAATTCCTTTTGATATTGAGCTTGATGACTATCTGCGGTCTCATGGTTTTATCATTGAAAAGGAAGCTTAAAAAATGATTATAAATAGCATTTCAAAAATATAAACTAATTTAGTATTGCATTACATACAACCATCCAGATGAAAAAAACCTTTGAATTCCTTAAGCAACTCAATGAAAATAATACCCGTGAATGGTTTACCCAGCATAAACAGGAATACGATATTGTGATCAAGGAAAACAAAACCTTATTTAATCAAATTTACAATCAACTTCAGGAATACGACAACTTAAAAGGAATCCATATTTTCAGGATTTACAGAGACGTGCGCTTTTCCAAGGATCCCACTCCATACAAAACTAATTTCGGGGCTGGCTATTCCCGTTTAAAGCCAATGCTGAGAGGTGGATATTATATTCAACTGGAACCTGGTAACAGTTTTGTAGGTGGTGGTTTCTGGGGACCTGAGGCAAAAGACCTGCTCCGTATCCGTAAAGAATTCGAGCTCAATACCACAGAAATTGAAAAGATTATGTCTAACGAGATATTTACGAAGTATTTCGGTGAAATCAAAGGAGATGCTGTAAAAACAGCTCCCAGAGGCTTTGATAAAAATCATCCTGCCATAGATCTGATCAGGAAAAAGCAATATGTTGTGATGCGAAAATTTACAGATAAAGAAGTTCTGTCAGACAGCTTTCAGAAAGAAGCTCTTCAAACCTTACTGGCCATGCGTCCTTTCTTTGATTACATGAGTGAAGTGCTGACGACGGACTTAAATGGAGAGTTCCTATTTTAAAAAATAGTTATGAAAAACCTATTAACAATAGTTGCTGTATTTTTTTCAATCAATTGGGCCTTCAGTCAAAAATGTAGCTGTTCAGAAAATCCTAATTTAAAGAAAGTCATTTTTTGTGAACCTTCCCGATTCAAAAATAACGCGAAAATATATTGGGAATATGACTGTAATTCATCTTGGATCACTTTTCAAAAGGGAAATGTAAAAAAGAAAATATTTAAACTTGAAAAAAACCTTATTGAGCTGACAGGAAGATTAGGTTATAGAAACTGGACAGAGTATAAAAATTCTTTTCTCATTGAAAATTCTGTTATTTCCGGATGCTGCGAACCTGCAAAATATATTCTTTATAACAAAAACACCGGAGAAAAGATATCAGAACTCGGAACTGTTATTTCTATTAATAATTCCGAAGCTCAGCCTTATACAATAACCTTAAAAACAAACAGTGAATTATTATATACCAATCTTAACAATAACAAATCTTACAGCATCAAAATCCCCCATGAAAAAATTAAAAATACATTAGAAAATACAAATGAGTTCCATCCTGAATATCTATTTGAAGATTTCGGAATTAAAAACAATATATTATCAATCCACTTAAGATACAAAGAATCAAAAAATTCCAACTGGAAGGTGGAAGTAATTAAATTTAATATTACAAAACATCCTTAACTGCCAATATGTGCTTACGCTGCACTTACATTCAAATAATTAAAAAGATCACACATAGAGATATTTTTGTCTTTATAAAATCCAGTTAATATTTTACTTATTTTTATATCCACCAAAAATCATTAAAATATTAATCATCATGAGCTTAAAAACATTAATCACACACAGTGTTCAGTACAACAATTGGGTAGTCAATAAATATATAGACTGGCTTTCTACAAAGTCTGATGAACAACTTAATCAGGAAGTTATTTCAAGCTTTCCGACAATCTTATCAACTTTGCATCACATCTGGCAGACCCAACAGTACTGGTGGGCTTATATTGCGGAAAATGACGATTTCGATTTTGCTGCCATTTCTGCTGCAGTGACTAAAGAAGAGATTTTTTCCGGTATAAAGAACAATTCTCAGAAACTAATGGAGTACGTGGAAATCTTATCGGAAGAAGACCTGGCAAAAAA
The Chryseobacterium sp. W4I1 DNA segment above includes these coding regions:
- a CDS encoding DUF2461 domain-containing protein → MKKTFEFLKQLNENNTREWFTQHKQEYDIVIKENKTLFNQIYNQLQEYDNLKGIHIFRIYRDVRFSKDPTPYKTNFGAGYSRLKPMLRGGYYIQLEPGNSFVGGGFWGPEAKDLLRIRKEFELNTTEIEKIMSNEIFTKYFGEIKGDAVKTAPRGFDKNHPAIDLIRKKQYVVMRKFTDKEVLSDSFQKEALQTLLAMRPFFDYMSEVLTTDLNGEFLF
- a CDS encoding DinB family protein; this translates as MSLKTLITHSVQYNNWVVNKYIDWLSTKSDEQLNQEVISSFPTILSTLHHIWQTQQYWWAYIAENDDFDFAAISAAVTKEEIFSGIKNNSQKLMEYVEILSEEDLAKNVKIESQWFQCDFSKYEYIQHVIVHGTYHRGQIVTMGRNVGITDAPMTDYNFWNVYKNSETTAEA